One Portunus trituberculatus isolate SZX2019 unplaced genomic scaffold, ASM1759143v1 PGA_scaffold_238__1_contigs__length_215716, whole genome shotgun sequence DNA segment encodes these proteins:
- the LOC123500438 gene encoding uncharacterized protein LOC123500438 encodes MLEEEFIYPEKRKSSEKGDGTRYSRSGRLTKPKFKLDDSLNRALSFNVETDMRVLVILEARRDGDKFNATMLEKLVFYDSFSYELLHQMDINMLVEGDIETNRLSVSIDRDVLNIVSHKGTQHTVLSFRLKECFSKDEDNEECVERKGILIKSSSHNFKTRKTLPVSNDDDYRGGRRTTRRGLTKRMRKIRSGNNRMSSKRRSSKKSSINESDDSSDWTP; translated from the exons AAAGGAGATGGGACCAGGTACTCCAGGTCAGGTCGTCTCACTAAGCCAAAATTCAAATTGGATGATTCCCTGAACCGAGCACTGTCTTTCAATGTGGAGACAGATATGCGGGTGCTGGTGATCCTGGAGGCCAGGAGGGATGGG GACAAATTCAACGCTACTATGCTAGAGAAGCTGGTATTCTATGACAGCTTTTCCTATGAGTTGCTGCACCAAATGGACATTAATATGCTTGTTGAAGGTGACATTGAGACCAACAGGCTGAGTGTCAGCATTGACCGAGATGTTCTCAACATTGTCTCACATAAGGGCACCCAACATACTGTCCTTTCATTCAGACTTAAAGAATGTTTTTCCAAAGATGAAGACAATGAGGAGtgtgtggaaaggaaagggatttTAATAAAATCCAGTAGTCACAAtttcaaaacaagaaaaacattacCAGTGTCAAACGATGATGActacagaggaggaagaaggaccaCACGAAGGGGACTAACCAAAAGGATGCGGAAAATTAGAAGTGGAAATAACAGGATGAGCAGCAAAAGGAGATCTTCAAAAAAGAGTTCCATTAATGAAAGTGACGATTCATCTGATTGGACTCCTTGA